The sequence GACGAGGAAGGCCCAGTACACGACGATCACCATTGAGACGTCGCTGTAGGACACCCAGATGACGTCGATCTGAGCGATCCGCTGGGGCGCATTGTAGATGGAGAATCCAAGCGCGATCGCGAACACGATCAAGAGGATGATGATGCGTATGATCCACATCGCGGACCTCCCCGGTTTGACGCCGCAGCATATGGTCCTTCTGTCCCGCCGTCAACCACAAACCGCACGATCGGCAAGGCGCCGCCGTTGTCGGGCGGCAAAAAAACCGGTTGAAGCGCTTGTGGATAAGACCGTATTTGGCATCCGGTGTCTCGTCATCCGAAGGGGTGTTCCGAGCCGTCCTTCGGCGGGCGCCGCAAGTAGAAACCGCCCCCGTGGTGTAAAGGATAACGCACCGGCCTCCGGAGCCGGTAATACAGGTTCGATTCCTGTCGGGGGTACCACCGCTGGCAGCATGTCTTCTTGTCGGATCACAGCCGCTGCTGATCCACCAGGGGTTTGATCGCGCCGATGAAACGCCGATTGAGCGCCCGGCGATCGTAGTGCTCGGCGATAGCCAGTCTCCCCCTGCGACCCATCTGCTGCCGCTCTTCAGTATTCCGGACCAGTCTGGCGATTGCCTGCGCGATGGCTGAAACATCGCCGGGTGGGGTCACAAGGCCACAACCGGAGCTCTCAACAATCTCGGCCGCTTCGCCGTCAACGGCGAGGATCACCGGCGTCCCCGACGCCATCGCCTCAAAGAGCTTTGAAGGAACTGCACCGCGGAAGAGCGGCAGGTTTTTCAGGCATACAAGCGTGCAGTCGAAAGCGCTCCAGACTGCGGGCATGTTTTCATGCGGCTGCGTGGGGACACAGATCACGTTGTGGAGTCTGCGGCGCGCGATCTCGCTCAGAATCACCGTCCGAGCCGGGCCGTCGCCCACCAAGACATAGACAACATCCGGCGTCAGTGCCGCCACCTGCGGAATGATCTCCAAGCCCTGCGAGAGTCCGAAGAGCCCGGCGTACCCCGCCAAGAATCGGTGCGACGCGATTCCCCACCGACGCCGCCACGATTCGCTGTCCGGCTTCTTTTCAGGCACGGGTTCTGCCCCGTTTCCCCAATGAATGACCGGCACAGCAGGGACGCGACCGGCGATGTCGGCGACGATCGCCTGCGTTTGTCCCGATATCAGCGCCGACCGTCGATAGAGGAACTGCTCCATCGTCTTGAGGCAACGCATGATCGTGCCATCGCGGAGTCCGCCCAGTGCGAGAATGCTGGCCGGCCACAGATCAGAGACATTCGTCACGAGCCGCGCCCCCTTGATCTTTGCCAACAGCCACGCGGTAGGGCCCAGAAACAAAGGTGGCGTCTCCCATATCACGACGTCGACGCGGGGTGCGCGGATCATACCAACCAGCAAAGCGGTGACTGCAAAGGAGAGAAACGACATCATCCGCCACCATTTTCCCCGACCGTGGGTGAAAAGCCAAGCTCGGATCACCTGCACCCCCTCGTCGAGCTCGGTCTTCATGATGCGACCCTGATATTCCGGGAGGATGCGACCTGCCGGATAGTGAGGCATGGCGGTCACGACGATGACGTCGATTCCCTCCTCCCGGCATGTGCGCACCAGCGCCCCCAACCGGTTCTGAGTGGCCCCGGTCTCGGGCGGGAAGAACTGTGTGACAAGCAAGAGTCGCATCTGTGCCCTTCTCGCTGGACGGGGTGAATATAGGCGACCGACACCGGCAGCGCAGGGATTCTCGTAAAGGGACTTGGCAAGTTTGAGGCGATCGATTTGCTTACAACCGATGGCGGCGCCTCGTTGCCCGCAGCACTTGAATGGGAGGTCCCAATGACGAGAATCCAGCTTTCCAGTCAGATTGCCGGCGAGCCACCGAGCTTTCGCCTGCTCGCCGTCATGGTCCCTGAAAAAGCGGACGCCGCTCCGGCGTGGACACAGAAATTGCCTGCGGATCTGCAAGCCGCACTGCGCGCCGCGCTATCCGCCCCCGGTTTCAGCGCGAAGCTGGGTGAGACTTCCTTGGTCCATTCTGCAGGTGGCGCGTCCATTTTGGTGGGAATGGGAACCGGAACACCGACTGGTGAGACCGTCCGGCGCGCCTTTGCGGTCCTGATGCAGGCGGCAGGGAAGGCCAAGCAACTCCATGTGACCGCGCCCCTGCCGTCGGGGCGCGATGCCCGGAGCGTCGCCGAGAATGCCGTGGTCGGCGCGCTGCTGGGGAACTACCGGTTCTCCACCTATCACTCCGATTCGACAAAGTCCAAGCATTCGCCGCCGGTGGAGACGTTGATTCTGTGGGAGCCCAATGGGGCCCGTCGCCGCGAGGCGGCTCGGGGACTCGCCTCTGGAGATGTGCTGGCTGAGGCGACGAATCGGGTGCGCGACCTGGCCAATACACCGGCCAACGATCTTCCTCCGGCGGCATTGGCGAAAGTCGCGTCGGGCTGGTGCCAGGAGGCCGGCGTGAAGTTGCAGGTTCTCGGGCCCAGCGAGATCGAGCGCGCGGGAATGAGGGCGGTGCTGGCGGTGGGCGGTGGATCGGTGCATGAGCCCCGATTCCTCATCGCTTCGTACCACGGTCGGAAACGGCGGGTGGCGGGAGCTCGAAAGCGCACGCCGCAGGCCGTCGACGTCGCTTTGGTCGGGAAAGGCGTGACGTTCGACTCCGGCGGCATCACACTCAAACCCGGCGCCGACATGTGGGAGATGCGCGGCGACATGACCGGTTCGGCGGTGATGCTGGCGGCCATCTGCGCTGCGGCCAAGCTCAGACTTCCGCTGGATCTGGTGGCGCTGACTCCGCTTGTGGAGAATATGCCCTCCGGCGCCGCCTATCGTCCCGGTGATGTCATCCGGATGCTCTCCGGTCTCACGGTGGAGATCATCTCCACGGATGCCGAAGGGCGCCTGATCCTCGCCGATGCCCTGACATATGCCCAACGGTACAATCCGCGGGTGATTGTCGATTGCGCCACCCTGACCGGTGCCATCCGTGTCGCCTTGGGAGAGGTACGCTGCGGCGTCTTCACGGAACACGATGTCCTGTGGCGGGCGATGGATCAGTGTGCCAGGGCGACAGGGGAAAAGGCCTGGCGGATGCCCTTGGATGAGGAGTATGACGAGGTGATCCGCTCCGAGATCGCCGACATGCGCAATTCCGGGAAGCAGTATGGCGGCGCCAGCGTGGCGGCGCGCCTGTTGCGCAAGTTCACCGGCGACTATCCCTGGCTGCACATCGACATCGCCGGCGTCGACGTCGAGGATAAAGGGCAGGCTCTCTGCCCGAAAGGCGCCACCGGGTTCGGCGCGCGGCTGGTGATCGAATGGCTGCGGTCACGACGGTAATGGGGGGCAGAAGAGCAGGGATCTTTCGTGTGCCCGCGATCTCTGATCGCGGCTTTGTGATATGTTTCGATTGTCGCGCTTCGCGCAACCGCGATCGGAGATCGCGGCCACGCAACGTGGTCATGCTCCACGTATGACGAGGTGCACCATGAAGACCGTACATCCTGGACGCTGGCGGGCGAAACTGGAGAAGGATCAGCCGGCGAAGATCGTCCCCGTCCCGCCGAAGTGGCAACGGCAGTATGGGCGGGGGACGATGTTGATCTCCCGCCCCATCGATGTCGATTGGCTCATCCGCAAGGTGCGCAAGGGACGGCTGACGACGCCGACCCTGATCCGGGAACGTCTGGCGCGCGACTATGGCGCCGAAAACGCCTGCCCGCTCTGCACCGGCATCTTCATCCGCATCGT comes from Candidatus Zixiibacteriota bacterium and encodes:
- a CDS encoding glycosyltransferase family 4 protein gives rise to the protein MRLLLVTQFFPPETGATQNRLGALVRTCREEGIDVIVVTAMPHYPAGRILPEYQGRIMKTELDEGVQVIRAWLFTHGRGKWWRMMSFLSFAVTALLVGMIRAPRVDVVIWETPPLFLGPTAWLLAKIKGARLVTNVSDLWPASILALGGLRDGTIMRCLKTMEQFLYRRSALISGQTQAIVADIAGRVPAVPVIHWGNGAEPVPEKKPDSESWRRRWGIASHRFLAGYAGLFGLSQGLEIIPQVAALTPDVVYVLVGDGPARTVILSEIARRRLHNVICVPTQPHENMPAVWSAFDCTLVCLKNLPLFRGAVPSKLFEAMASGTPVILAVDGEAAEIVESSGCGLVTPPGDVSAIAQAIARLVRNTEERQQMGRRGRLAIAEHYDRRALNRRFIGAIKPLVDQQRL
- a CDS encoding leucyl aminopeptidase, with product MTRIQLSSQIAGEPPSFRLLAVMVPEKADAAPAWTQKLPADLQAALRAALSAPGFSAKLGETSLVHSAGGASILVGMGTGTPTGETVRRAFAVLMQAAGKAKQLHVTAPLPSGRDARSVAENAVVGALLGNYRFSTYHSDSTKSKHSPPVETLILWEPNGARRREAARGLASGDVLAEATNRVRDLANTPANDLPPAALAKVASGWCQEAGVKLQVLGPSEIERAGMRAVLAVGGGSVHEPRFLIASYHGRKRRVAGARKRTPQAVDVALVGKGVTFDSGGITLKPGADMWEMRGDMTGSAVMLAAICAAAKLRLPLDLVALTPLVENMPSGAAYRPGDVIRMLSGLTVEIISTDAEGRLILADALTYAQRYNPRVIVDCATLTGAIRVALGEVRCGVFTEHDVLWRAMDQCARATGEKAWRMPLDEEYDEVIRSEIADMRNSGKQYGGASVAARLLRKFTGDYPWLHIDIAGVDVEDKGQALCPKGATGFGARLVIEWLRSRR